A genome region from Penicillium psychrofluorescens genome assembly, chromosome: 3 includes the following:
- a CDS encoding uncharacterized protein (ID:PFLUO_004712-T1.cds;~source:funannotate), translated as MGKRLGLLRAVYLVCASCMGSFAFAFDTGVISGVLALESFEDDFGYAHDTDAQKTTINSNAVSILQGGAFFGCFLISPIAAKLGRRTGLIIASLIFSVGTILQVINSHTLGTFYAGRVVAGLGIGAATVLIPMYAAEMSPKEIRGRLGACFQLFFALGVMVAYWVTYAVSKDQAVGKSQWQTALGLQLLPSSLLLFGMLTVKESARWLASKGKIDKARESLKWVRGGEETPELQEEFDEILAGIEEEARIKESFTLREIFLPANRYRFFIAITIQLCAQLTGNTSLAYYATQIFGAVGAGTASKFVTGFFGLVKVVGVSIFQLFVLDRVGRRVPFMVGAFAMGSFMLIVACILATHPTNSNATPSGPTSSGIACILMVYAEAFSYNMSWGPLPWLYNGEIFSSRTREAGLAVGAASQWLFNFMMSQVTPHAINSIHWRMFLMFAIFNYAIIVYSWFVLKETSQHSLEEMQDVFGGTNRTEKIVEQDHRGSKDTQEQHNEYTEPKVETT; from the exons ATGGGCAAGAGACTCGGGCTCTTGCGGGCCGTGTACCTAGTATGCGCCAGTTGCATGGGCTCGTTTGCATTTGCCTTTGATACCGGCGTGATCA GCGGTGTTCTCGCCCTGGAATCCTTTGAGGATGATTTCGGATACGCCCATGATACGGACGCGCAGAAGACCACCATCAATTCCAATGCCGTCTCCATCCTTCAAGGCGGTGCCTTTTTCGGTTGTTTTCTCATCTCTCCCATCGCGGCGAAGCTTGGACGGCGCACTGGACTGATTATCGCCTCTCTGATTTTCTCTGTCGGCACGATTCTCCAGGTCATTAACTCGCACACCCTCGGAACCTTCTATGCGGGACGCGTAGTGGCCGGACTGGGCATCGGAGCCGCGACGGTCTTGATCCCCATGTATGCGGCAGAGATGTCACCGAAGGAAATCCGAGGCCGACTGGGTGCTTGtttccagctcttctttgcACTGGGCGTCATGGTCGCCTACTGGGTTACTTATGCAGTTAGCAAGGACCAGGCAGTAGGCAAATCTCAGTGGCAGACCGCTCTGGGGCTGCAGCTCCTTCCGTCGAGTCTGCTACTTTTCGGCATGTTGACAGTCAAGGAGAGTGCGCGATGGCTAGCCAGCAAGGGCAAGATTGACAAGGCGCGCGAATCGCTCAAGTGGgtgcgcggcggcgaggaaACACCAGAGCTGCAGGAGGAGTTTGACGAGATTCTGGCCGGCATTGAGGAGGAAGCGCGCATCAAGGAGAGCTTTACGCTCCGAGAGATTTTCCTTCCTGCCAATCGCTACCGGTTCTTTATTGCCATCACGATCCAGCTCTGCGCGCAGCTGACGGGTAATACGTCTCTCGCTTACTATGCCACCCAGATATTTGGCGCCGTCGGAGCAGGCACCGCTAGCAAGTTTGTGACGGGTTTCTTCGGCCTGGTCAAGGTCGTCGGTGTCAGCATTTTCCAGCTATTTGTCCTGGATCGGGTCGGTCGTCGCGTGCCTTTCATGGTCGGCGCCTTTGCCATGGGCTCGTTCATGCTCATTGTCGCCTGTATCTTGGCGACGCACCCGACCAACTCCAACGCCACACCGTCTGGCCCGACAAGCTCGGGAATTGCCTGTATTCTCATGGTCTACGCCGAGGCTTTCAGCTACAACATGTCGTGGGGCCCACTGCCATGGCTGTACAACGGCGAGATCTTCTCCAGCCGCACCCGTGAAGCCGGGCTGGCTGTTGGTGCGGCGTCCCAGTGGCTGTTCAACTTTATGATGTCCCAGGTCACACCGCATGCTATTAATAGCATCCACTGGCGCATGTTCCTGATGTTCGCCATCTTTAATTATGCCATTATTGTATACTCATGGTTTGTCCTGAAAGAG ACGTCACAGCACTCGCtcgaggagatgcaggaTGTTTTCGGCGGCACGAACAGAACTGAGAAAATTGTGGAGCAGGACCACAGGGGGTCCAAGGATACCCAGGAACAGCACAATGAATATACTGAGCCGAAGGTTGAGACAACTTAA
- a CDS encoding uncharacterized protein (ID:PFLUO_004705-T1.cds;~source:funannotate), whose translation MSTITAALPLTTTFVPPSTCISDTYLASSGCTAGECAGLWMNLGPGPQYTGACLPSGYSPYSYYSPGVCPLGYSIAYSSVGSGDDPETFATCCPSYYTARTQIPRSESGTAWLTSEQCYWQPTAGATIYEYTYFDKGGSWYSGTTTMDTSGMVNAYGVSIRFRNSPSTTSATSTSSTSALTEETQAKPKAGAKSSSNFQGALATGVNAANNHPNSSSSGLSTGAKAGIGVGVAVAAVAVIAGLVWFFMMRKRRGAVAEDKWQPPAESEPPQHRQAELADSEPSVGTEYHGAFKPPRPQQAELAASEPSLGSEYHGAFKPQQRLPAELDGAVYYEK comes from the exons ATGTCGACCATCACGGCGGCATTGCCCCTAACCACCACCTTTGTCCCGCCCAGCACATGTATCTCCGACACTTACCTCGCCAGCAGCGGGTGCACTGCCGGCGAATGTGCTGGGTTATGGATGAACCTGGGGCCCGGACCGCAATACACGGGGGCATGTCTTCCCTCCGGCTACTCGCCGTATAGTTATTACTCGCCTGGTGTCTGTCCGTTGGGATATTCCATTGCCTACAGCAGCGTGGGTAGTGGGGATGACCCGGAGACGTTCGCGACATGCTGTCCTTC GTACTATACAGCTCGTACCCAAATCCCCCGTTCCGAATCCGGGACGGCATGGCTTACCTCCGAGCAATGCTACTGGCAGCCCACGGCCGGCGCAACCATATATGAATACACATATTTCGACAAAGGGGGGTCATGGTACAGCGGCACGACCACAATGGACACCAGCGGGATGGTGAATGCATACGGCGTATCGATTCGGTTCCGGAATTCACCATCCACAACGTCCGCGACCAGCACATCATCCACCTCAGCCCTAACCGAGGAAACCCAAGCCAAACCCAAGGCCGGGgccaaatcctccagcaACTTCCAAGGCGCACTTGCAACAGGGGTCAATGCCGCGAACAACCACCCCAATTCCTCCTCAAGCGGTCTTTCCACCGGCGCAAAGGCCGGCATTGGTGTCGGCGTTGCCGttgccgccgtcgccgtgATCGCGGGTCTGGTGTGGTTCTTCATGATGCGCAAGCGCCGCGGAGCTGTTGCTGAAGATAAGTGGCAGCCGCCGGCGGAGTCGGAGCCGCCTCAGCACCGGCAGGCGGAACTGGCGGATAGCGAGCCTTCTGTCGGGACCGAGTATCACGGTGCGTTTAagccgcctcggcctcagcAGGCGGAGTTGGCGGCTAGTGAACCTTCTCTCGGGTCCGAGTATCACGGGGCGTTTAAGCCGCAACAGAGGCTGCCGGCTGAGTTGGATGGGGCGGTGTATTATGAAAAATGA
- a CDS encoding uncharacterized protein (ID:PFLUO_004710-T1.cds;~source:funannotate), translating into MHFSNLLPLLSLASLGTSLPSNNGQLESGSITPFMFSSSASSVYSNPTPTPSAKPLNGLGRAVVINQCRDPVYIWSVGSTVRPEVTVLPDGEYTETFRTDPVAGGIAIKISTEQDGLYVSAPTTVFAYNLSGHQVWYDLSDVFGDPFAGYPVRMQPADPEIYWEQGISPAGSQVRQMDASTDLVLTLC; encoded by the coding sequence ATGCATTTCTCCAATCTACTTCCACTGCTCAGCCTCGCCTCGTTGGGAACTTCCCTCCCAAGCAATAATGGACAACTTGAATCAGGAAGCATCACGCCCTTCATGTTCTCCTCTTCTGCTAGCTCGGTTTACTCAAACCCAACACCAACACCCTCAGCGAAACCCCTCAACGGACTTGGGCGTGCCGTGGTGATAAACCAGTGCAGAGATCCAGTGTACATCTGGTCGGTCGGCTCCACCGTCCGGCCCGAAGTGACCGTCCTTCCCGACGGAGAATACACCGAGACCTTTCGGACGGACCCCGTCGCCGGCGGGATCGCCATCAAGATCAGCACCGAGCAAGATGGGCTGTATGTTAGTGCGCCTACGACGGTATTTGCGTATAACTTGTCCGGCCACCAGGTGTGGTACGACCTCTCCGATGTGTTTGGCGATCCCTTTGCGGGATACCCTGTGCGCATGCAGCCTGCAGACCCGGAGATCTATTGGGAGCAGGGCATTTCACCCGCTGGTAGCCAGGTGCGGCAGATGGATGCCTCGACGGATTTGGTGTTGACGCTCTGTTGA
- a CDS encoding uncharacterized protein (ID:PFLUO_004708-T1.cds;~source:funannotate): protein MVGVPHSKGCALCRERHIKCDEALPECTQCLRYGRPCPGYRRTFRFQDEGPSLDKIYRPHPRRRDKRAAARAVAKATSTTQSESSSVQSVAHVPAPEGGAGVAAVAVRDNAINLMRRHSASIAIDESVSPSLVRQTFKAAQPQLFLDFISAAFPTLYFHNKFRAGSDPSFPTYIMLAFGQDSYLDSAICCLSSVYLAHLTQDRALLRVSRHVYAVALGEVVRALSNPAHAMSDNMLCTAMMLSVYEMYAQTSPGAWVMHADAVKRLMQSRGAAAHEVGFGRSCWIAFRGFHIATAVYEGKPCFLDEEEWQRFAAVVKAEDAQKPGEWSAYADLSDLAFMEIAKCPRYLSEARDLTSGITEPDSTVISSLISRIQRTSHRLQALSDQLRSCISGHGQRQQGIIKRPGSFIGPVPEIFPETGPSLLLRGAENVISTLGQLWTRLDDMLRIQPAEELSPESAYSSVATSSGDSSNTSPSLHCSTPSVPSKPSTTTLPFRIYSELGRGPSRTSDQNDPRAVIWLDRVASSMGMLGTKIVTAGEGEEEPVAGHTGDQKVSTGKTSLQS from the exons ATGGTGGGGGTCCCACACAGCAAGGGCTGCGCGCTCTGTCGCGAACGACACATCAAG TGCGACGAGGCGCTGCCCGAATGCACCCAGTGCCTGCGTTACGGCCGCCCCTGTCCCGGATACCGTCGCACGTTCCGGTTTCAAGATGAGGGCCCGTCCCTGGACAAGATATACCGTCCCCATCCCCGGCGGAGAGACAAACGCGCGGCGGCCAGAGCTGTTGCAAAGGCCACCTCGACGACTCAATCCGAATCTTCTTCTGTCCAGTCTGTCGCGCACGTCCCAGCGCCGGAGGGGGGAGCGGGGGTAGCAGCGGTGGCGGTCCGTGACAATGCCATCAATCTGATGCGCCGGCACTCGGCCAGCATAGCCATCGACGAGAGCGTGTCGCCGTCGCTGGTACGCCAGACATTCAAGGCGGCGCAGCCCCAGCTCTTCCTTGACTTTATCAGCGCTGCCTTCCCCACGCTCTACTTCCATAACAAATTCCGTGCGGGCAGCGACCCCAGCTTCCCGACATACATCATGCTCGCCTTTGGGCAGGACTCGTACCTCGACTCGGCCATCTGCTGCCTGAGCTCGGTGTACCTAGCCCATCTCACACAGGATCGGGCCCTGCTCCGGGTCAGTCGGCACGTGTACGCCGTGGCGCTGGGCGAAGTCGTCCGCGCATTGTCCAATCCAGCGCACGCCATGTCTGACAATATGCTCTGCACGGCGATGATGCTCAGCGTCTACGAGATGTACGCGCAGACCTCTCCAGGTGCATGGGTCATGCATGCCGACGCAGTCAAGCGGCTGATGCAGTCTCGGGGCGCGGCAGCGCACGAAGTTGGCTTCGGACGGTCTTGCTGGATCGCGTTTCGCGGGTTCCATATCGCTACCGCGGTCTACGAGGGGAAACCCTGCTtcctggacgaagaggaaTGGCAGCGCTTCGCAGCCGTCGTCAAGGCTGAGGACGCCCAGAAACCGGGTGAGTGGTCCGCCTACGCGGACCTGTCCGATCTCGCCTTTATGGAGATTGCCAAATGCCCCCGCTACCTTTCTGAAGCGCGCGATCTTACCTCCGGAATCACGGAGCCAGATTCCACCGTCATCTCCTCCCTCATCAGTCGCATCCAACGCACCTCGCACCGTCTGCAAGCGCTCAGCGACCAACTACGCTCCTGTATCAGCGGCCATGGGCAACGCCAGCAGGGCATTATCAAACGCCCGGGCTCGTTTATCGGACCCGTCCCAGAAATCTTCCCAGAAACAGGTCCCTCCCTACTCCTTCGCGGCGCGGAGAATGTAATATCGACCCTGGGCCAACTGTGGACCCGCCTCGACGACATGCTGCGCATTCAACCCGCTGAGGAACTTTCCCCAGAGTCTGCATATTCCTCCGTTGCTACTTCATCCGgcgacagcagcaacacGTCTCCGTCACTGCACTGCTCGACCCCGTCTGTTCCTTCTAAGCCTTCCACGACTACATTGCCATTCCGCATATACTCCGAGCTTGGGCGGGGTCCATCGAGGACCTCTGATCAGAATGATCCGCGCGCTGTGATATGGTTGGACCGGGTGGCTTCGTCGATGGGGATGCTGGGGACGAAAATCGTTACTGCtggggaaggggaggaagaacCTGTTGCAGGTCATACAGGTGATCAGAAGGTGTCAACCGGGAAAACTAGCTTACAGAGTTAA
- a CDS encoding uncharacterized protein (ID:PFLUO_004709-T1.cds;~source:funannotate) produces MVSPAIRVAPSAANRALNLLRTVQYTHPPTCPCHSNPNHHHHHQTPSLLSHVRRHMATPIDPAREKEYAFEMAASSIRFGPGSTKEVGMDFKNMGAKRVCIVTDSTVTKLDAMKQAVEGLTREGIEFTVFDKVRVEPKDSSVKEAISFAKPYNPDAFLAVGGGSVIDTAKLMNLYTVFPEADFLDFVNAPLGKGLPVTKPLRPLVAVPTTAGTGSETTGTAIFDLVSQKAKTGIAHRNLKPTLGICDPLNTRTMPSAVHASSGLDVLCHSLESWTAIPYNERTPRPTNPINRPAYQGANPISDIFSLQALRSTVQYLPRAVRDPDDHEAQSNMLLAATLAGVGFGNAGVHLCHGMSYPISSQNPGYKHQGYNVDYPIIPHGVSVAVTAPAVFRFTAASNPDRHLAAAEAFGVDISNVKRESAGEVLGAALAEFLLKLGDQPRGLKDLGFKNSDVEGLVEGTIPQQRVLMLAPTLSKELDAEKGELRKLLEESMDY; encoded by the exons ATGGTCTCGCCTGCAATCCGGGTGGCCCCCTCAGCCGCCAACCGTGCTCTAAACCTGCTGCGCACTGTGCAGTACACCCACCCGCCCACCTGTCCGTGCCACTCCAATccaaaccaccaccatcaccaccagacTCCGTCCCTGCTGAGCCATGTGCGCCGCCATATGGCCACGCCGATCGACCCGGCCCGGGAGAAGGAGTATGCCTTTGAGATGGCCGCCTCTAGCATCCGGTTCGGGCCGGGCTCGACCAAGGAGGTCGGCATGGATTTCAAGAACATGGGCGCGAAGCGCGTGTGCATCGTCACCGACTCCACCGTCACCAAGCTGGATGCTATGAAGCAGGCCGTTGAGGGTCTCACCCGTGAGGGCATTGAGTTTACCGTGTTCGACAAGGTCCGCGTCGAACCCAAGGACAGCTC GGTGAAAGAGGCTATTTCGTTTGCTAAGCCGTACAACCCGGATGCTTTCCTCGCTGTCG GCGGTGGATCCGTCATCGACACGGCCAAGCTGATGAACCTCTACACTGTGTTCCCCGAGGCCGACTTCCTAGACTTTGTCAACGCCCCCTTGGGCAAAGGCCTCCCCGTGACCAAGCCTCTGCGCCCGCTCGTAGCCGTGCCCACGACCGCCGGCACCGGGTCCGAGACAACAGGCACAGCGATCTTCGATCTAGTCTCTCAGAAAGCGAAGACGGGCATCGCGCACCGCAACCTCAAGCCCACGCTCGGAATCTGCGACCCGCTCAACACGCGCACCATGCCCTCAGCAGTGCACGCCTCATCCGGCCTCGACGTACTCTGCCACTCGCTCGAATCCTGGACCGCAATCCCCTACAACGAGCGCACCCCGCGCCCTACAAACCCCATCAACCGCCCCGCCTACCAAGGCGCCAACCCCATCTccgacatcttctccctACAAGCCCTCCGCAGCACGGTCCAGTACCTCCCCCGCGCAGTTCGGGACCCGGACGACCACGAGGCGCAATCGAACATGCTCCTCGCCGCCACGCTCGCAGGCGTCGGATTCGGCAATGCAGGCGTGCACCTGTGCCACGGCATGAGCTACCCGATCTCCAGCCAGAACCCCGGCTACAAACACCAGGGCTACAATGTCGACTACCCGATCATCCCGCACGGCgtctccgtcgccgtcaCCGCGCCAGCCGTCTTCCGTTTCACGGCGGCCTCGAACCCAGATCGCCACCTGGCCGCCGCTGAGGCGTTTGGCGTTGATATCTCGAACGTGAAGCGCGAAAGTGCTGGCGAGGTCCTCGGCGCCGCACTGGCGGAGTTCCTGCTAAAACTGGGCGATCAGCCGCGCGGACTAAAAGATCTGGGGTTCAAGAACTCCGATGTTGAGGGTCTGGTTGAGGGGACGATTCCGCAGCAGCGCGTGCTTATGCTTGCACCGACGCTGAGTAAGGAGCTGGACGCTGAGAAGGGGGAGCTGAGGAAGTTGCTTGAGGAGTCGATGGATTACTAG
- a CDS encoding uncharacterized protein (ID:PFLUO_004711-T1.cds;~source:funannotate), whose protein sequence is MARWWYTAGSAMLLALGAAADWPYLSYNSIDFQPPQLQINQTGPVDPGYIFLGPRGAIQPAGQAALIYDNSGNLVYEGPDEVTANFMVQKLFGKDVITFWAGDMLDVGYGYGTVHILDNTYNEIYTVTLTGSFVTPDNSTKDSYIDLHESHITPNNTLLVTAYNLTQHDLTSVNGTTSDWMLDSHFYEIDIPTNKIINSWSALDHQDAIPLNSSHQELASNAGTQANPWDAYHINAITTTRHGYLVSLRHMWSGFYLHHNGTVMWQIDGENGGDFKQIGNTTFSWQHDIRVHNETDKGMVLSLFNNHNTETNSEGQTSGLFLGINLQNHTVTGLRSLIDPNDTIYAGSQGSTQLLSYKNQHVFMDYGAISKVKEFSANGSVVFSAAFGEENAVASYRGYRCQWKATPFWKPSLAITRTSDNSADVYMSWNGATEYDNWAILAATSNTSVNNTELSANNVRTGFETAVSIGNLPTGYLQIVARKGNATLGTSDIVSF, encoded by the coding sequence ATGGCTCGATGGTGGTATACTGCTGGCAGCGCCATGCTGCTGGCCCTCGGTGCGGCGGCCGATTGGCCCTACCTCTCGTACAACTCTATCGACTTCCAGCCGCCACAGTTGCAGATCAACCAGACTGGACCTGTCGACCCGGGCTATATCTTCCTTGGGCCTCGTGGAGCTATTCAGCCTGCTGGCCAGGCTGCCCTCATTTACGACAATTCCGGGAATCTGGTCTATGAAGGTCCCGACGAGGTCACTGCCAACTTCATGGTGCAGAAGCTGTTTGGCAAGGATGTCATCACTTTCTGGGCCGGTGACATGTTGGACGTTGGCTACGGCTACGGTACTGTCCACATTCTCGATAACACCTACAATGAGATCTACACCGTCACCTTGACTGGATCGTTCGTCACGCCGGACAACTCCACCAAGGACTCCTACATCGACCTGCACGAGAGCCATATCACTCCCAACAACACCCTGCTGGTCACCGCATACAACCTTACCCAGCATGATCTAACCTCTGTCAACGGCACGACCTCGGACTGGATGCTGGACAGCCACTTCTACGAGATTGATATTCCCACcaacaagatcatcaacTCGTGGAGTGCTCTCGATCACCAGGATGCCATCCCTCTGAACAGCAGCCACCAGGAACTTGCCTCCAATGCCGGCACTCAGGCTAACCCATGGGATGCCTACCACATCAACGCCATCACTACTACCCGCCACGGCTACCTCGTGTCCCTGCGTCACATGTGGTCCGGCTTTTACCTGCACCACAACGGCACGGTGATGTGGCAGATCGATGGCGAGAACGGCGGCGACTTCAAGCAGATCGGCAACACCACCTTTTCATGGCAGCACGATATCCGCGTGCACAACGAGACCGACAAGGGCATGGTTCTCAGCCTGTTCAACAACCATAATACCGAGACCAACTCCGAGGGTCAGACTTCCGGTCTCTTCCTGGGCATCAACTTGCAAAATCACACCGTGACGGGTCTGCGCTCACTGATCGACCCTAATGACACCATCTACGCCGGCAGCCAGGGCAGCACTCAGCTTTTGAGCTACAAGAATCAGCATGTGTTCATGGACTACGGCGCCATCTCCAAGGTCAAAGAGTTCAGCGCCAATGGCAGCGTGGTCTTCAGCGCTGCCTTCGGTGAGGAGAACGCCGTTGCCTCGTACCGTGGCTACCGTTGCCAGTGGAAGGCCACTCCCTTCTGGAAGCCCTCGCTGGCCATCACCCGCACCTCGGATAACAGTGCTGATGTCTACATGAGCTGGAACGGCGCTACCGAGTATGATAACTGGGCTATCTTAGCTGCTACCTCCAACACCTCTGTCAACAATACCGAGCTCTCGGCCAATAATGTCCGCACTGGCTTTGAAACTGCTGTCTCCATAGGTAATCTGCCTACTGGCTACCTCCAGATCGTGGCCCGCAAGGGCAACGCCACTCTGGGTACCTCGGACATTGTCTCGTTCTAA
- a CDS encoding uncharacterized protein (ID:PFLUO_004706-T1.cds;~source:funannotate) produces MPAKIIDQYDHVPETKEDLDWAELITLDLGLYEQPGGKQELVKQLEHAVRYVGFFYVKNFNISQEEIDHQFAMGREFYALPLEEKLKYHSSSDLERGQYNGYRPAGHRMLGNGVKDNVQVFNIPKFDGQHVRQQPAVVQDRIEEVEAFSRKCHTEVVEKLLRLFAILLELPDEDQLVRDHQYDVPGEDHLRYMHYKARSADDNSKVGGLYNPGHTDLGTVTLLFRQPVAALQILNSAGEWKWVRPQNGTITINTCDALTALTGGLIKSSIHRVHAPPKDQAHLDRLGVLYFARPNNHVVLDPIPNSPLLQRLGLTQNTFTELGQHLTTEEWVKVRQTQQQRRKVTSTVSKEGKYSYAPKDLEILPGLHAKIYN; encoded by the exons ATGCCTGCTAAGATTATTGACCAATATGACCATGTCCCCGAGACAAAGGAGGATC TGGACTGGGCTGAGCTGATCACCCTTGATCTCGGCTTGTATGAGCAACCCGGTGGCAAGCAAGAGCTGGTGAAGCAGCTAGAGCACGCAGTACGCTACGTGG GCTTCTTCTACGTCAAGAACTTCAACATTAGCCAAGAAGAAATCGATCACCAGTTCGCAATGGGCCGCGAGTTCTACGCCCTGCCTCTGGAGGAGAAACTCAAGTACCACAGCTCGAGTGATTTGGAAAGGGGCCAGTATAACGGATACCGGCCTGCGGGACACCGCAT GCTGGGGAATGGGGTCAAGGATAATGTGCAGGTGTTCAATATCCCCAAATTCGACGGGCAGCACGTTCGCCAGCAGCCTGCCGTGGTACAGGATCGCATCGAGGAGGTTGAAGCTTTCAGCAGA AAATGCCACACGGAAGTCGTCGAAAaactcctccgcctcttcgccatcctcctcgagctgccggatgaagaccagctcgtccgCGACCACCAGTACGATGTCCCCGGCGAGGACCACCTGCGATACATGCACTACAAAGCCCGCAGTGCAGACGACAACTCCAAAGTGGGAGGCCTGTATAACCCAGGCCACACGGATCTGGGGACAGTCACCCTGCTCTTCCGCCAGCCCGTCGCGGCCCTGCAGATTCTCAACTCGGCCGGCGAGTGGAAGTGGGTGCGTCCGCAGAACGGCACTATCACCATCAACACGTGCGATGCGCTCACGGCTCTTACGGGGGGGTTAATTAAGTCGAGTATTCATCGCGTCCATGCGCCGCCGAAGGATCAAGCGCATTTGGATAGACTGGGCGTGTTGTATTTTGCGCG ACCCAATAACCACGTCGTCCTCGACCCAATCCCCAATAGCCCCCTTCTGCAGCGCCTGGGTTTAACGCAGAACACATTCACcgagctgggccagcaccTTACTACAGAGGAGTGGGTGAAGGTGCGCcagacgcagcagcagcgacgcAAGGTTACGAGTACTGTCTCCAAGGAGGGGAAGTACTCGTATGCACCGAAGGATTTGGAGATCCTTCCGGGGTTGCATGCCAAGATCTATAACTAG
- a CDS encoding uncharacterized protein (ID:PFLUO_004707-T1.cds;~source:funannotate), with amino-acid sequence MPLLRDTARPKVLVPEKLSPDGLALLRTSLEVDERRGLSADDLLQIIPDYEALLVRSETKVTATVLQAARRLKVVARAGVGVDNVDVEAATKLGIVVVNSPSGNIGAAAEHTIALMMAMARKIPEGCATLKDGKWERSKFVGVEVKGKTLSIIGLGKVGLTVARLAKGLGMAVNAMDPYASPAVAASASVTLVSSLPELLASADFLTIHTPLIASTRGMIAEAELAQMKPGARILNVARGGTIDEAALLASLESGHLAGAAVDVFTTEPPAADSTAAKLIAHPRAVVTPHLGASTVEAQENVSVDVCEQVLEILKGSLPRSAVNAPLILPEEYQKLQPFVRLVEKLGSLYTHYYASAPGGSMTRNTFDLIYQGEVASISNTKPLFAALIKGLLAPISSSEGININIVNAELVAKERGVFVSEQHSRDPSDQSSSYSSLVTLVARPPSRASSRARGEKAEAAPPQPQRVISGTCSGGEPLITRLGRFEASFAPEGTLLICENYDSPGKIGVVGSILGREGVNINFMTVAAVSPKLASGEADEPNPSKDGGTAEAAAVKDGPVSTEALMILGIDRVVGQQIATDLVKEGGVLSARAVSL; translated from the exons ATGCCTCTACTCCGCGACACTGCCCGTCCCAAGGTCCTCGTGCCAGAGAAGCTGTCCCCGGATGGCCTAGCTCTGCTACGCACTTCGCTTGAAGTCGACGAGCGTCGCGGTCTCAGTGCCGAcgatctgctccagatcaTCCCCGACTACGAGGCCCTCCTCGTCCGATCCGAGACCAAGGTGACAGCCACTGTCTTGCAAGCCGCCCGTCGTCTCAAAGTCGTCGCCCGCGCCGGAGTCGGGGTGGACAATGTCG ATGTCGAAGCAGCGACAAAGCTGGGAATCGTGGTGGTCAATTCCCCCTCGGGCAATATTGGTGCTGCAGCGGAACACACAATTGCGCTGATGATGGCAATGGCCCGCAAGATCCCCGAGGGCTGTGCCACTCTCAAGGATGGCAAATGGGAGCGGAGTAAGTTCGTCGGAGTCGAAGTCAAGGGCAAAACGTTGTCGATTATTGGGCTGGGGAAAG TTGGATTGACGGTGGCCCGTCTGGCCAAGGGCTTAGGGATGGCGGTTAATGCGATGGACCCATATGCATCCCCGGCAGTTGCTGCCTCGGCATCGGTCACACTCGTTTCGTCACTGCCAGAATTGCTTGCTTCGGCGGATTTTCTGACTATCCACACGCCGCTAATAGCTTCGACCCGTGGCATGATTGCAGAGGCCGAGTTGGCCCAGATGAAACCCGGTGCGCGGATTCTCAATGTTGCACGAGGAGGAACGATCGACGAAGCTGCATTGCTAGCGTCTCTGGAGTCTGGCCATCTAGCCGGCGCAGCTGTCGACGTCTTTACTACAGAGCCACCGGCTGCAGATTCAACTGCGGCGAAACTCATTGCTCACCCGCGTGCAGTGGTCACTCCACATCTGGGTGCGTCAACGGTAGAAGCCCAGGAGAATGTGTCGGTCGATGTATGTGAGCAAGTCCTCGAGATCCTGAAGGGATCACTGCCTCGCAGCGCCGTCAATGCACCTCTCATTCTACCTGAGGAGTACCAGAAGCTTCAGCCATTCGTGCGCCTAGTTGAAAAACTTGGCAGTCTGTACACCCATTATTATGCCTCCGCGCCAGGCGGCTCCATGACCCGCAATACCTTTGATTTGATCTACCAGGGCGAAGTAGCCAGTATCAGTAACACGAAGCCTCTCTTCGCAGCGCTAATCAAGGGCCTCCTGGCACCCATCAGCAGTTCCGAAGGAATCAACATTAACATCGTTAATGCAGAATTGGTAGCCAAAGAGCGCGGCGTCTTTGTCTCCGAGCAGCACTCTCGAGACCCATCAGACCAATCGTCGTCGTACTCGTCCTTAGTGACTCTCGTTGCACGCCCCCCGTCCCGCGCATCATCGCGCGCACGCGGCGAGAAGGCAGAAGCGGCCCCGCCGCAGCCTCAACGGGTCATCTCAGGAACATGCTCCGGTGGAGAGCCCTTGATCACTCGCCTTGGTCGATTCGAGGCATCGTTCGCACCAGAGGGAACGCTCCTCATCTGCGAAAACTATGACTCGCCCGGTAAGATCGGCGTCGTGGGCAGTATTCTAGGCCGAGAGGGTGTCAACATTAACTTCATGACCGTCGCCGCTGTGTCGCCCAAGCTAGCGAGCGGCGAGGCGGATGAGCCCAATCCCAGCAAGGATGGTGGCACAGCTGAAGCTGCGGCAGTGAAAGATGGTCCCGTGTCGACGGAAGCATTGATGATTCTGGGCATTGACCGTGTGGTTGGCCAGCAAATTGCCACGGACTTGGTGAAAGAGGGTGGAGTGCTGAGTGCCCGTGCCGTCAGTCTGTGA